The following are from one region of the Aspergillus chevalieri M1 DNA, chromosome 1, nearly complete sequence genome:
- a CDS encoding putative APSES transcription factor Xbp1 (COG:S;~EggNog:ENOG410PJ6A;~InterPro:IPR036887,IPR003163;~go_function: GO:0003677 - DNA binding [Evidence IEA]), whose product MSTIQSLLNPLPDQQFPFTLPSPSLPTPRKPKPDAAPTHSHKKQKSKGLPRKKGPIRGELRYPPYEERDDGLASIHREFRMEPMGGGNIRERPWHVPYNSDKKTFQHLTGRDSLEVFYYQFKLPGQAESEEPWWVMWDYNIGLVRMTHLFKSNGHSKTTIGKAMKANPGLPEISHSITGGATEAQGYWVPFDAAKALAATFCYKIRHVLVPLFGPDFPSLCIHPHDRTRFNRMVIDRSVIQRATQTANYYRSLELRSSPFSTSTNHTPSPNLRPTSSSGSSFVARKKAIPRSRKHASSLSSSTTGTVISGYSSGYGSGVDEYSDVYCVSPVSIGSYRGGNTFTPVNTPRSADVYTSSNVGIGTTTNTGAAIPTPQEVLASITAKTTTNTSTIDEDSTATATSPSASTTDEETSSTAYSEISSSWSDYSFVDIDKDDREYSDSPANEPLRTNRKRKAEGSGNGNRGALLVKEVKAAHALLSLHMQDASGSEYEGESDGDEDVSVPPASSLVGVYQQQQQQIYSQRQSRKRRRASA is encoded by the exons ATGTCAACAATCCAGTCCCTCCTAAACCCCCTCCCAGACCAACAATTTCCCTTCACCTTACCCAGCCCCTCCCTCCCAACACCCCGAAAACCCAAACCCGACGCAGCACCTACCCACAGCCACAAAAAGCAAAAGTCCAAAGGCCTCCCACGCAAAAAGGGCCCTATTCGCGGCGAACTACGGTATCCGCCCTACGAGGAGCGCGATGACGGGTTGGCGAGTATCCATCGAGAGTTTCGGATGGAGCCTATGGGTGGTGGTAATATTAGAGAGAGGCCTTGGCATGTGCCATACAATAGTGATAAGAAAACGTTTCAGCATTTGACGGGGAGGGATTCGCTTGAGG TGTTTTACTACCAGTTCAAGTTACCTGGACAGGCTGAGAGTGAGGAGCCGTGGTGGGTGATGTGGGACTACAATATCGGGCTTGTTAGGATGACGCACCTGTTCAAGAGCAACGGGCACTCAAAG ACAACAATAGGCAAAgccatgaaagcaaacccAGGCCTCCCGGAGATATCCCACAGCATCACCGGCGGCGCAACCGAAGCACAAG gATACTGGGTCCCCTTCGACGCCGCCAAAGCCCTAGCAGCAACATTCTGCTATAAAATCCGACACGTCCTCGTCCCACTCTTCGGCCCTGACTTCCCATCCCTCTGCATCCACCCGCACGACCGCACCCGCTTCAACCGCATGGTCATCGACCGCTCTGTTATCCAACGAGCCACGCAGACAGCGAACTACTACCGCAGTTTGGAGCTTCGCTCGTCACCAttcagcaccagcaccaaccACACCCCCAGTCCTAACCTCCGACCCACCTCTTCGTCCGGGAGTAGTTTCGTCgcgaggaagaaggccaTTCCAAGGTCCAGGAAACATGCTAGCAGTCTTAGTTCGTCTACGACTGGGACGGTGATTAGTGGGTATAGCAGCGGGTATGGCTCTGGTGTTGATGAGTACTCGGACGTGTATTGCGTGTCGCCGGTGAGCATCGGCTCGTATCGGGGTGGGAATACGTTTACGCCGGTGAATACGCCAAGGAGTGCGGATGTTTACACTTCTTCTAATGTTGGCATCGGCACCACTACTAATACAGGTGCTGCTATCCCCACACCACAAGAAGTTCTCGCCTCCATCACCGCAAAAACCACCACAAACACAAGCACCATCGACGAAGACTCCACGGCCACAGCTACCAGTCCCAGCGCCAGCACAACCGACGAAGAAACCTCCTCAACCGCGTACTCCGAAATCAGCAGCTCGTGGAGCGACTATTCCTTCGTCGACATCGACAAAGACGACCGCGAGTACAGCGATAGTCCGGCCAATGAACCGCTGCGTACGAACCGGAAACGAAAGGCCGAGGGCAGCGGCAATGGTAACCGTGGCGCGCTGCTAGTGAAGGAAGTCAAGGCTGCTCATGCGCTGCTTAGTTTACATATGCAGGATGCGAGTGGGAGTGAGTATGAGGGCGAGagtgatggtgatgaggacGTGTCGGTGCCGCCGGCGTCGTCGTTGGTGGGCGTttatcagcagcagcaacaacagatATACAGTCAGAGACAGAGTCGGAAAAGAAGGCGGGCGTCTGCTTAG
- a CDS encoding uncharacterized protein (COG:G;~EggNog:ENOG410Q07H;~InterPro:IPR011701,IPR036259;~PFAM:PF07690;~TransMembrane:9 (o17-42i49-69o81-100i157-176o196-216i248-267o279-300i312-334o340-361i);~go_function: GO:0022857 - transmembrane transporter activity [Evidence IEA];~go_process: GO:0055085 - transmembrane transport [Evidence IEA]) — translation MIWIMASGLAPNIGAQLAFRFLAGIFGCPPLTCAGGTVADLWNPLEKTLLFPMYAILSFGGPVLGPVIASWMGQGVLSWRWTSWIILIASGLVMATVILFQPETYSPLLLKWKAHQLRMRTGDRRFRAAMELEKTALVTRMAGACFRQFELTMHEPIILLISLYMTIIYIVLFTFFDGYEYIYTDVHGLSQGLTNIVWVAMYCGIMLVGLLVPLVYRWTKREFQRAAAEAEPGADGKKKVHTRPENRLWFAMMGAPFIPIGLFWMGWTDYSNISIWSPIIASAVFGFGTITVFISSYMYVIDSYDIYAASALGFMTVSRYAAAGGMTVVGVPFYKNMGVHYTLTILGCISAVMTVVPYVFYRWGHVIRGWSRYAVNQ, via the exons ATGATATGGATCATGGCGTCTGGGCTGGCGCCGAATATCGGTGCACAACTCGCGTTCAGGTTTCTGGCGGGGATATTCGGTTGTCCACCCCTGACTTGTGCGGGGGGTACGGTTGCCGATTTATGGAATCCGCTGGAGAAAACGCTTTTGTTCCCTATGTACGCCATCCTCTCCTTCGGGGGCCCTGTGCTGGGCCCCGTGATTGCATCGTGGATGGGACAGGGTGTTTTGTCGTGGCGGTGGACGAGCTGGATTATCCTCATTGCGTCGGGGCTGGTAATGGCGACGGTCATCCTCTTCCAGCCCGAGACGTATTCTCCGCTTTTACTGAAGTGGAAGGCTCACCAGCTGCGCATGCGGACGGGCGATAGGCGCTTCCGCGCGGCGATGGAGCTTGAGAAAACAGCGCTGGTCACGCGCATGGCGGGTGCTTGTTTCCGACAGTTCGAACTCACCATGCACGAGCCTATTATCCTGCTGATATCGCTGTATATGACAATTATTTATATCGTGCTGTTTACTTTCTTCGATGGGTATGAATATATCTACACCGATGTGCATGGTCTCTCACAGGGACTGACGAACATCGTCTGGGTCGCAATGTATTGCGGAATTATGCTGGTTGGGCTGCTTGTGCCGTTGGTATATCGGTGGACGAAGCGTGAGTTTCAGCGTGCTGCTGCGGAGGCAGAGCCTGGCGCAGacgggaagaagaaggttcATACGAGGCCGGAGAATAGGCTTTGGTTTGCTATGATGGGGGCGCCGTTTATTCCTATTGGGTTGTTTTGGATGGGTTGGACGGACTAT AGCAACATCTCAATCTGGTCCCCCATAATCGCCAGTGCCGTTTTCGGCTTTGGCACGATCACCGTCTTCATCTCCTCTTACATGTATGTCATCGACAGCTACGATATCTACGCTGCCTCAGCGCTGGGCTTCATGACTGTATCGCGGTACGCGGCGGCGGGCGGGATGACGGTTGTCGGTGTGCCGTTTTATAAGAATATGGGGGTTCATTATACACTTACGATTCTGGGGTGTATTAGTGCGGTTATGACGGTTGTGCCGTATGTTTTCTATAGGTGGGGGCATGTTATTCGGGGGTGGAGTCGGTATGCTGTTAATCAATGA
- the TOP2 gene encoding DNA topoisomerase 2 (BUSCO:EOG0926073O;~COG:B;~EggNog:ENOG410PG8V;~InterPro:IPR001154,IPR034157,IPR013757,IPR013758, IPR013759,IPR013760,IPR003594,IPR036890,IPR013506, IPR006171,IPR002205,IPR001241,IPR020568,IPR031660, IPR014721;~PFAM:PF16898,PF01751,PF02518,PF00521,PF00204;~go_function: GO:0003677 - DNA binding [Evidence IEA];~go_function: GO:0003918 - DNA topoisomerase type II (double strand cut, ATP-hydrolyzing) activity [Evidence IEA];~go_function: GO:0005524 - ATP binding [Evidence IEA];~go_process: GO:0006259 - DNA metabolic process [Evidence IEA];~go_process: GO:0006265 - DNA topological change [Evidence IEA]) produces MDDDSVFDDSIMNDEEGSDFEPAPKPKAKAAPKKAPAKKMTQSTLTGKKPAAKPTASKKRAKPDSDDGISDGLPSDDDDSAMSQTPPKKAKKAPAAKKGGSKPLADVENESIGNEDAPKDQNVSEKYQKLTQLEHIIKRPDTYIGSVERTTQHMWVYSTASEGMEYREVSFVPGLYKIFDEIVVNAADNKQNDKGMDEIRVTVSRESGEISVWNNGRGIPIEMHSKEGIYIPELIFGHLLTSSNYDDTQQKVTGGRNGFGAKLCNVFSTEFTVETQDSRQKKKYKQTWTANMTKMGKAKITDASKGEDYTKVTFKPDYPKFGMEGMDDDFEALVMRRVYDLAGTSKVAVKLNGSRIPVRSFKKYMEMFTKAIRRERGDDGPGSKDEIITCNPDPRWEIGFAVSDGAFQQVSFVNSIATTSGGTHVNYIADQICNRLADEVKKKNKKGATLKTAQIRNHIFIFVNALIVNPSFNSQTKEQLTTKTSQFGSKCPLEEDFYKKILRTEVMSNILHFAEQKADQMLKKSDGGRRSRINNPKLVDANKAGTKDGHHCTLILTEGESAKGLAMAGRAVVGPDLFGVFPLRGKLLNVRDASFDQISKNAEIQNIKNFIGLQHKKEYTDTRSLRYGHLMIMTDQDHDGSHIKGLLINFLQAQFPSLLKIPEFLIEFITPIVKVWKGDPKNPTKQRSFFTMPEYETWKEEHGHERGWEHKYYKGLGTSSTEDAQVYFRDLDRHLKEFHTMQDHEAGLIELAFSKKKADERKEWLRQFRPGTYLDHSVAKITYTDFINKELILFSMADNIRSIPSVVDGLKPGQRKVLYTCFRRNLKKDMKVVELAGHVSGMTAYHHGDASLQQTIVGLAQDFVGSNNINTLEPSGNFGSRLQGGSDAASARYIYTRLSPFARRIFHAHDEPLLTYNEDDGAKIEPEIYMPVVPMILINGSDGIGTGWSSNIPNYNPEDVVENLRRMLDGDEIKPMIPWFKGFNGEVTPLGGDRYKFSGVIKETGDKEVEITELPIRTWTQDFKDKLEEIIKGDKTPSFIKDYKDYNTHTKVHFVIQMDEKNLQAAVNQGLEDKFKLSKTLATTNLVAFDPEGRITKYATVDDILKEFYTIRLKYYERRKQYQLNEMQRELDKLTNQARFVQMIIDGELVVSKKKKNVLIGELKSRGFKPFPKVAEAVKAGEAEPVVEEEEEEEDAGDVEVASNAYDYLLGMAIWSLTQERVDKLRKQIGEKEMEIDDLIKLSKEDIWKRDLDDFINEWRFQLEDADRRQRKISGMGRRTSMKLMTGGRAPARKRKAALGDDPDDEDFAAPKSKKSAAAKKTEPKGGLLSYLQKPAAKPSPAPKSDDEGSDDDFAMEVMPKKSRGAPKAKPAPAPEPEPEPEPKDEDEDMDDEPVVASKGRGASKSASKSPKDEDEDEDDDFVDAPEEAPPKKGRGAAASKAQPKTKAKKAASDDDDVFEVEERPKKGRAAAKAKPKPKDDEDEDEDEDDVFEVEEPPKKGRAASKAKPKPKDDDDDFLDDDDFAQITKSEASKTQPKPSRAARKPVKYAGLDDSDSDFGDDMLGDVSNMVKGIGDKAGDDSRQFFSERSRPTSSSGLKGLPAKSSPRRLSSEFDADETDYSKLVPQNSPRRSIQVKPKESSKLEDDDEEDEEEPVKPAPKGRGAAKGKAAAAPKARGRPKKDATTAATKASATKQTTMSPAAKAYQAKQAKTTKKKQLADDSDDDIDAMANDILDSPMANKGDDESEEDEAPVRKPAARPSRRTAATKKSYAVDPFSDEEGDGDSGDDFDEDSE; encoded by the exons ATGGATGACGACTCCGTGTTCGATGATTCCAtcatgaatgatgaagaaggaTCTGACTTTGAGCCTGCGCCG AAACCCAAGGCCAAGGCCGCTCCCAAGAAGGCCCCTGCAAAGAAAATGACACAGTCCACCCTCACCGGAAAGAAACCAGCCGCCAAGCCGACAGCCTCGAAAAAGCGTGCCAAGCCAGACAGCGACGACGGGATCTCTGACGGCCTGCCCTCCGACGATGACGACTCTGCCATGTCGCAAACTCCTCCCAAAAAGGCGAAGAAAGCCCCTGCTGCGAAAAAGGGTGGCTCCAAGCCGCTTGCTGACGTTGAGAATGAATCGATTGGCAATGAAGACGCCCCCAAGGACCAGAACGTATCAGAGAAGTACCAGAAA CTTACACAATTAGAACATATCATCAAACGTCCGGATACATACATCGGGTCCGTCGAACGCACTACGCAGCACATGTGGGTATACAGCACCGCGTCCGAGGGAATGGAATACCGAGAGGTCTCGTTCGTGCCGGGTCTTTATAAGATCTTTGACGAAATCGTCGTCAACGCCGCCGATAACAAACAAAACGACAAGGGCATGGATGAAATTCGCGTTACCGTCAGCCGTGAATCCGGCGAGATCAGTGTCTGGAACAACGGTCGTGGTATCCCCATCGAAATGCACTCCAAGGAAGGAATCTACATCCCCGAACTGATCTTCGGTCACCTGCTCACCTCCTCCAACTACGATGATACCCAACAGAAAGTGACCGGTGGTCGTAACGGTTTTGGTGCCAAGCTTTGCAACGTCTTCTCCACCGAATTCACCGTCGAAACGCAGGATTCGCGTCAAAAAAAGAAGTACAAGCAGACTTGGACGGCCAATATGACCAAAATGGGCAAGGCCAAAATCACAGACGCCTCCAAGGGCGAGGACTACACCAAGGTCACCTTCAAGCCCGATTACCCCAAATTCGGCATGGAGGGCATGGACGACGACTTTGAGGCCCTTGTCATGCGTCGTGTTTATGACTTGGCGGGAACTTCCAAGGTCGCTGTCAAGTTGAATGGCAGCCGTATCCCGGTCCGCAGTTTCAAGAAGTACATGGAAATGTTCACCAAGGCTATTCGCAGAGAACGTGGTGACGATGGCCCCGGATCCAAGGACGAGATCATCACTTGCAACCCCGACCCGCGCTGGGAGATTGGTTTCGCCGTGTCAGATGGCGCCTTCCAGCAGGTCTCCTTTGTGAACTCCATTGCCACGACATCGGGTGGAACCCATGTAAACTACATCGCGGACCAGATCTGTAACCGGTTGGCCGACGAGGttaagaaaaagaacaagaagggTGCCACGCTCAAGACTGCCCAGATCCGGAACCACATCTTTATCTTTGTCAACGCATTGATCGTCAACCCGTCCTTCAACTCGCAGACCAAGGAACAGCTCACCACCAAGACGTCGCAATTTGGCAGCAAGTGCCCTCTCGAGGAAGATTTCTACAAGAAGATCCTCAGAACCGAAGTCATGTCCAACATCCTGCACTTCGCCGAGCAAAAGGCGGATCAGATGCTGAAAAAGAGCGATGGCGGTCGCCGTTCCCGCATCAACAACCCCAAACTGGTCGATGCCAACAAGGCCGGCACCAAGGACGGTCATCACTGCACGCTCATCCTTACCGAAGGTGAGTCAGCCAAGGGTTTGGCCATGGCTGGACGTGCCGTTGTCGGTCCGGATCTGTTCGGTGTTTTCCCCCTGCGTGGAAAGCTGCTCAACGTCCGTGATGCATCGTTCGACCAGATTTCGAAGAACGCGGAAATCCAGAACATCAAGAACTTCATCGGCCTGCAGCACAAGAAGGAGTACACCGATACCCGCAGTCTTCGTTACGGTcacctgatgatcatgaCCGATCAGGATCATGATGGAAGTCACATCAAGGGTCTGCTCATCAACTTCCTTCAGGCACAGTTCCCTAGCTTGCTGAAGATTCCGGAATTCTTGATTGAATTTATCACTCCCATTGTCAAGGTCTGGAAGGGAGACCCCAAGAACCCTACTAAGCAGCGCTCCTTCTTCACCATGCCCGAATATGAGACTTGGAAGGAAGAGCATGGCCACGAGCGCGGCTGGGAGCACAAGTACTACAAGGGTCTGGGTACTAGCAGCACGGAGGATGCTCAGGTCTACTTCCGCGACCTGGATCGTCACCTGAAGGAATTTCACACCATGCAAGATCACGAGGCTGGGCTCATTGAGTTGGCCTtctcgaagaagaaggctgatGAGCGTAAGGAATGGCTGCGCCAATTCCGTCCGGGTACCTACCTTGACCACTCTGTCGCCAAGATCACCTACACGGACTTCATCAACAAGGAGTTGATTCTGTTCAGTATGGCGGATAACATTCGGTCCATCCCCTCGGTTGTGGATGGTCTGAAGCCTGGCCAGCGTAAGGTCCTGTATACCTGTTTTCGGCGCAACCTTAAGAAGGATATGAAGGTCGTCGAATTGGCGGGTCACGTTTCGGGTATGACCGCCTACCATCACGGTGATGCCTCATTGCAGCAGACAATTGTCGGCCTTGCCCAGGACTTTGTCGGTTCGAACAACATCAACACCTTGGAACCCAGTGGAAACTTCGGTAGTCGATTGCAGGGTGGTTCGGACGCCGCCAGCGCTCGTTACATTTACACTCGCCTGTCGCCTTTCGCCCGGCGCATCTTCCATGCGCACGACGAGCCGCTGCTTACGTATAACGAGGATGATGGTGCGAAGATTGAACCTGAGATCTACATGCCGGTCGTTCCCATGATTTTGATCAACGGTTCAGACGGTATCGGTACCGGTTGGAGTTCCAACATTCCGAACTACAACCCCGAGGACGTGGTCGAGAACCTGAGGCGGATGCTCGATGGTGACGAAATTAAGCCCATGATTCCTTGGTTCAAGGGCTTCAACGGTGAAGTTACTCCGCTTGGCGGGGACCGGTACAAGTTCAGCGGTGTCATCAAGGAGACCGGAGACAAGGAGGTCGAGATCACTGAACTGCCAATCCGTACCTGGACTCAGGACTTCAAGGACAAGCTGGAGGAAATTATCAAGGGCGACAAGACCCCATCGTTCATCAAGGACTACAAGGACTACAATACGCACACCAAGGTCCACTTTGTCATCCAGATGGACGAGAAGAACTTGCAGGCCGCCGTGAACCAGGGCTTGGAAGACAAGTTCAAGCTCTCGAAGACCCTCGCGACGACCAACCTGGTCGCTTTCGACCCAGAGGGCCGAATCACCAAGTACGCCACGGTTGATGACATTCTCAAGGAGTTCTACACCATCCGTCTCAAGTACTACGAGCGTCGCAAGCAGTACCAGCTCAACGAGATGCAGAGGGAGCTGGACAAGCTCACCAACCAAGCGCGTTTTGTCCAAATGATCATCGACGGTGAACTAGTCGtctcgaagaagaagaagaacgtcCTCATCGGTGAGCTGAAGAGTCGTGGATTCAAGCCTTTCCCCAAGGTTGCGGAGGCGGTCAAGGCTGGTGAGGCAGAGCCTgtggttgaggaggaagaagaagaagaggacgcGGGAGACGTTGAAGTCGCCTCCAACGCCTACGACTATCTGTTGGGCATGGCTATCTGGTCCTTGACCCAGGAACGCGTTGACAAACTGCGTAAGCAGATTGGCGAAAAGGAGATGGAGATTGATGACTTGATCAAACTGTCCAAGGAGGATATCTGGAAGCGAGACCTGGACGACTTCATCAACGAGTGGCGCTTCCAGCTCGAGGACGCAGACCGCCGCCAGCGTAAGATCTCTGGTATGGGCCGTCGCACATCGATGAAGCTCATGACCGGTGGTCGTGCTCCCGCCAGAAAGCGCAAGGCGGCCCTTGGCGATGATCCCGACGATGAAGACTTTGCTGCGCCCAAGTCCAAGAAGTCTGCGGCTGCTAAGAAGACCGAACCGAAGGGAGGTCTGCTAAGCTATTTGCAGAAGCCGGCGGCCAAGCCTTCCCCTGCTCCGAAGTCTGATGACGAGGGCTCCGATGACGACTTTGCCATGGAGGTAATGCCCAAGAAGAGCCGTGGAGCGCCCAAGGCCAAGCCGGCGCCAGCGCCAGAGCCGGAGCcggagccagagcccaaggatgaggatgaggacatggatgatgagccggTGGTGGCGAGTAAGGGTCGCGGAGCTTCCAAGTCTGCGTCCAAGTCTCCTaaggacgaggatgaggatgaggacgacgaCTTTGTCGATGCGCCCGAAGAAGCTCCTCCCAAGAAGGGCCGGGGTGCGGCTGCGTCCAAGGCACAGCCCAAGACCAAGGCCAAAAAGGCGGCCAGTGATGACGACGATGTCTTCGAGGTGGAGGAGCGTCCTAAGAAGGGTCGAGCCGCAGCAAAGGCGAAGCCCAAGCCGAaagatgatgaggacgaggacgaggacgaggacgatgtcTTTGAGGTAGAAGAGCCGCCAAAGAAGGGTCGCGCGGCATCCAAGGCCAAACCCAAGCCgaaggatgatgatgacgacttCTTGGATGACGATGATTTCGCGCAGATCACCAAATCCGAAGCCTCCAAGACTCAGCCCAAGCCCAGCCGAGCAGCCCGCAAGCCGGTCAAGTACGCGGGTCTAGATGACTCGGACAGTGACTTCGGAGATGACATGCTTGGCGATGTCAGCAACATGGTCAAGGGCATCGGAGATAAAGCGGGCGACGACTCTCGTCAGTTCTTCTCCGAGCGGTCTCGTCCGACGAGCAGCTCCGGTCTAAAGGGCTTGCCTGCGAAATCGTCGCCCAGACGACTGTCCTCCGAGTTTGATGCCGATGAGACGGACTACAGCAAGTTGGTGCCTCAGAACTCGCCTCGCCGGTCGATCCAGGTCAAGCCCAAGGAGTCATCCAAGctcgaggatgatgatgaggaagacgaggaggagccCGTGAAGCCTGCGCCCAAGGGCAGAGGGGCCGCTAAGGGtaaggctgctgctgctcccaaGGCTCGTGGCCGGCCGAAGAAGGACGCTACTACCGCTGCTACGAAGGCGTCCGCAACAAAGCAGACGACAATGTCTCCTGCAGCCAAAGCCTACCAAGCCAAGCAAGCCAAGACcaccaagaagaagcagctGGCGGACGACTCGGACGACGACATTGATGCTATGGCCAATGACATTCTGGACTCGCCGATGGCCAACAAGGGTGACGACGAAtcggaggaagacgaggcaCCTGTGCGCAAGCCGGCCGCTCGACCTTCGCGACGTACAGCAGCTACGAAGAAGTCGTATGCGGTTGACCCGTTTAGCGATGAGGAAGGGGACGGAGATTCGGGCGACGATTTTGATGAAGATAGCGAGTAG